A region from the Enterobacter roggenkampii genome encodes:
- the hrpA gene encoding ATP-dependent RNA helicase HrpA gives MTEQQKFTFPMLLQQLDSLTLRDKQRFARRLHGVKKVKNPDAQQAIYQEMAKEIEQAAGKVVLREAARPAITYPENLPVSQKKQDILEAVRDHQVVIVAGETGSGKTTQLPKICMELGRGIKGLIGHTQPRRLAARTVANRIAEELQTEPGGCIGYKVRFSDHVSDNTMVKLMTDGILLAEIQQDRLLMQYDTIIIDEAHERSLNIDFLLGYLKELLPRRPDLKVIITSATIDPERFSKHFNNAPIIEVSGRTYPVEVRYRPIVEEADDTERDQLQAIFDAVDELGNESAGDILIFMSGEREIRDTADALSKRDLRHTEILPLYARLSNSEQNRVFQPHSGRRIVLATNVAETSLTVPGIKYVIDPGTARISRYSYRTKVQRLPIEPVSQASANQRKGRCGRVSEGICIRLYSEDDFLSRPEFTDPEILRTNLASVILQMTALGLGDIAAFPFVEAPDKRNIQDGVRLLEELGAITTDEQATVYKLTPLGRQLSQLPVDPRLARMVLEAQKHGCVREAMIITSALSIQDPRERPMDKQQASDEKHRRFHDKESDFLAFVNLWNYLGEQQKALSSNQFRRQCRVDFLNYLRVREWQDIYTQLRQVVKELGIPVNSEPAEYREIHIALLTGLLSHIGMKDAEKQEYTGARNARFAIFPGSGLFKKPPKWTMVAELVETSRLWGRIAARIDPEWVEPVAQHLLKRSYSEPHWERAQGAVMATEKVTVYGLPVVAARKVNYSQIDPALCRELFIRHALVEGDWQTRHAFFRENLKLRAEVEELEHKSRRRDILVDDEALFEFYDQRISHDVISARHFDSWWKKASKETPDLLNFEKSMLIKEGAESVSKLDYPNFWHQGNLKLRLTYQFEPGADADGVTVHIPLPLLNQVDESGFEWQIPGLRRELVIALIKSLPKPVRRNFVPAPNYAEAFLGRVTPLELPLLDALEREFRRMTGTTIDRDDWNWDQVPDHLKITFRVVNDKNKKLLEGRSLSELKEALKGKVQETLSAVADDGIEQSGLHIWSFGQLPESYEQKRGNYKVKAWPALVDERDSVAIKLFDNPQEQQQMMWRGLRRLLLLNIPSPIKYLHEKLPNKAKLGLYFNPYGKVLDLIDDCISCGVDKLIHEAGGPVWTEEGFAQLHEKVRAELNDTVVEIAKQVEQILTTVFNINKRLKGRVDMTMALGLSDVKAQMAGLVYRGFVTGNGFNRLGDTLRYLQAIEKRLEKMAIDPHRDRAQMLKVESVQQAWQQWLNKLPPARRDDEDVQAIRWMIEELRVSFFAQQLGTPYPISDKRILQAMEQISG, from the coding sequence ATGACAGAACAACAAAAATTCACCTTCCCGATGCTCCTGCAACAGCTCGATTCTCTGACGCTGCGCGACAAACAGCGCTTCGCCCGCCGTCTGCACGGCGTTAAGAAGGTTAAAAATCCTGATGCACAACAGGCCATTTACCAGGAGATGGCGAAAGAGATTGAACAGGCGGCAGGGAAGGTTGTGCTGCGCGAAGCTGCGCGCCCGGCGATTACCTACCCGGAAAACCTGCCCGTCAGCCAGAAGAAACAGGACATTCTTGAGGCCGTACGCGACCACCAGGTGGTGATTGTCGCGGGTGAAACCGGTTCGGGGAAAACCACCCAGCTGCCGAAAATCTGTATGGAGCTGGGCCGCGGGATCAAAGGCCTGATTGGCCACACCCAGCCGCGTCGTCTGGCGGCGCGTACCGTCGCGAACCGTATTGCCGAAGAGCTGCAGACGGAGCCGGGCGGCTGCATCGGCTACAAGGTGCGCTTCAGCGACCACGTGAGCGATAACACCATGGTCAAGCTGATGACCGACGGTATTCTGCTGGCGGAAATTCAGCAGGATCGCCTGCTGATGCAGTACGACACCATCATCATTGACGAAGCGCACGAGCGCAGCCTGAACATCGACTTCCTGCTCGGCTACCTGAAAGAGCTGCTGCCGCGTCGCCCGGATCTGAAAGTGATCATCACCTCCGCGACCATCGACCCGGAACGCTTCTCGAAGCACTTCAACAATGCGCCGATTATTGAAGTGTCGGGACGCACGTATCCGGTTGAAGTGCGCTATCGCCCGATTGTGGAAGAGGCGGATGATACCGAGCGCGACCAGCTGCAGGCTATTTTTGATGCCGTTGACGAGCTGGGTAACGAAAGCGCGGGCGACATCCTGATCTTCATGAGCGGCGAACGCGAAATCCGCGATACCGCCGATGCGCTCAGCAAGCGCGACCTGCGCCACACCGAGATCCTGCCGCTGTATGCCCGCCTGTCCAACAGCGAACAGAACCGCGTCTTCCAGCCGCACAGCGGACGCCGCATCGTCCTGGCGACCAACGTGGCGGAAACCTCGCTGACCGTGCCGGGCATCAAATACGTGATCGACCCGGGTACGGCGCGCATCAGCCGCTACAGCTACCGCACCAAGGTCCAGCGGCTGCCGATTGAGCCCGTTTCGCAGGCGTCTGCTAACCAGCGTAAGGGCCGCTGCGGCCGCGTGTCGGAAGGGATCTGCATTCGTCTCTATTCTGAAGATGATTTCCTGTCGCGCCCGGAGTTCACCGACCCGGAAATTCTGCGCACCAACCTGGCGTCCGTTATCCTGCAGATGACCGCCCTGGGGCTGGGCGACATCGCGGCGTTCCCGTTCGTCGAAGCGCCGGATAAACGCAACATTCAGGACGGCGTGCGTCTGCTGGAAGAGCTCGGGGCGATTACCACCGACGAGCAGGCGACGGTTTATAAGCTGACGCCGCTGGGCCGCCAGCTCAGCCAGCTCCCGGTCGACCCGCGCCTGGCGCGTATGGTGCTGGAAGCGCAAAAGCACGGCTGCGTGCGCGAGGCGATGATCATTACCTCGGCGCTGTCCATTCAGGATCCGCGCGAGCGTCCGATGGACAAACAGCAGGCCTCGGACGAAAAGCACCGCCGCTTCCACGACAAAGAGTCCGATTTCCTTGCCTTCGTGAACCTGTGGAACTACCTCGGCGAGCAGCAGAAGGCGCTTTCCTCGAACCAGTTCCGCCGCCAGTGCCGGGTGGATTTCCTCAACTACCTGCGCGTGCGCGAGTGGCAGGATATCTATACTCAGCTTCGCCAGGTGGTGAAAGAGCTGGGCATTCCGGTGAACAGCGAACCGGCGGAGTACCGCGAAATCCATATCGCGCTGCTGACCGGCCTGCTGTCCCACATTGGGATGAAGGACGCCGAGAAGCAGGAGTATACCGGCGCGCGCAATGCCCGTTTCGCCATCTTCCCGGGTTCTGGCCTGTTCAAGAAGCCGCCGAAATGGACCATGGTTGCCGAGCTGGTGGAAACCAGCCGCCTGTGGGGACGCATTGCCGCGCGTATCGATCCGGAATGGGTGGAGCCGGTGGCGCAGCATCTGCTTAAGCGCTCGTACAGTGAACCGCACTGGGAGCGCGCGCAGGGCGCGGTGATGGCGACCGAAAAAGTGACCGTTTACGGCCTGCCGGTCGTCGCCGCGCGTAAGGTCAACTACAGTCAGATCGATCCGGCTCTGTGCCGCGAGCTGTTTATCCGCCACGCGCTGGTGGAGGGCGACTGGCAGACGCGCCACGCCTTCTTCCGTGAAAACCTGAAGCTGCGTGCTGAAGTGGAAGAGCTGGAGCATAAATCGCGCCGCCGCGACATTCTGGTGGATGATGAAGCGCTGTTCGAGTTTTATGACCAGCGCATCAGCCACGACGTCATCTCCGCTCGCCATTTCGACAGCTGGTGGAAGAAGGCCAGCAAAGAGACGCCGGACCTGCTCAACTTTGAAAAGAGCATGCTGATTAAAGAGGGCGCGGAGTCGGTCAGCAAACTCGACTACCCGAACTTCTGGCATCAGGGCAACCTCAAGCTGCGTCTGACCTATCAGTTTGAGCCGGGGGCAGACGCGGACGGCGTGACCGTCCACATTCCGCTGCCGCTGTTAAACCAGGTGGATGAGAGCGGGTTCGAGTGGCAAATCCCCGGCCTGCGTCGCGAGCTGGTGATTGCGCTGATCAAATCTCTGCCGAAACCGGTTCGCCGCAACTTTGTGCCTGCGCCAAACTACGCGGAAGCGTTTTTGGGCCGCGTCACACCGCTGGAGCTGCCGCTGCTGGACGCGCTGGAGCGCGAGTTCCGCCGCATGACCGGCACCACCATCGACCGCGACGACTGGAACTGGGATCAGGTGCCCGATCACCTGAAAATCACCTTCCGCGTGGTGAACGATAAAAACAAAAAGCTGCTGGAAGGGCGTTCCCTGAGCGAGCTGAAAGAGGCGCTGAAAGGCAAAGTCCAGGAGACGCTCTCTGCGGTGGCCGACGACGGCATCGAGCAGAGCGGGCTGCACATCTGGAGCTTTGGTCAGCTTCCGGAGAGCTACGAGCAGAAGCGCGGCAACTATAAGGTGAAAGCCTGGCCTGCGCTGGTGGACGAGCGCGACAGCGTGGCGATCAAGCTGTTTGATAACCCGCAGGAACAGCAGCAGATGATGTGGCGCGGGCTGCGTCGCCTGCTGCTGCTCAACATCCCGTCGCCGATCAAGTATCTGCACGAGAAGCTGCCGAACAAGGCCAAGCTGGGGCTCTACTTTAACCCGTACGGCAAGGTGCTGGATCTGATTGACGACTGCATCTCCTGCGGCGTGGACAAACTGATCCACGAGGCGGGCGGCCCGGTCTGGACGGAAGAGGGCTTTGCTCAGCTGCATGAAAAGGTGCGCGCGGAGCTGAACGACACCGTGGTGGAGATTGCCAAACAGGTCGAGCAGATCCTCACCACCGTGTTCAACATCAACAAGCGTCTGAAAGGGCGCGTGGATATGACCATGGCGCTGGGTCTGTCGGACGTGAAGGCGCAGATGGCGGGGTTGGTTTACCGCGGCTTTGTCACCGGCAACGGCTTCAACCGTCTCGGCGATACGCTGCGCTATCTCCAGGCCATTGAAAAACGGCTGGAGAAAATGGCTATCGACCCGCACCGCGATCGCGCGCAGATGCTGAAAGTGGAGAGCGTGCAGCAGGCGTGGCAGCAGTGGCTGAACAAGCTGCCGCCAGCGCGCCGCGACGATGAAGACGTGCAGGCGATCCGCTGGATGATCGAGGAGCTGCGCGTCAGCTTCTTTGCCCAGCAGCTCGGTACGCCGTATCCGATTTCGGATAAGCGTATTCTGCAGGCGATGGAGCAGATTTCCGGTTAA
- the azoR gene encoding FMN-dependent NADH-azoreductase, whose protein sequence is MSKVLVLKSSILAGYSQSGQLSDYFVEQWREQHSADEITVRDLAANPIPVLDGELVGALRPSDAPLSPRQQEALALSDELIAELQAHDVIVINAPMYNFNIPTQLKNYFDLVARAGVTFRYTENGPEGLVKGKRAIVLTSRGGIHKDTPTDLVAPYLSLFLGFIGITDVNFVFAEGIAYGPEVATKAQTDAKAAIDSLVAA, encoded by the coding sequence ATGAGCAAAGTATTAGTTTTGAAATCCAGCATTCTGGCAGGGTACTCTCAGTCTGGTCAGCTGTCTGATTACTTCGTTGAACAGTGGCGTGAACAGCATTCTGCTGACGAAATCACCGTGCGTGACCTGGCTGCAAACCCCATTCCTGTGCTTGATGGCGAGCTGGTTGGCGCGCTGCGCCCAAGCGATGCACCGCTGAGCCCGCGTCAGCAGGAAGCGCTGGCCCTGTCCGACGAGCTGATTGCTGAGCTGCAGGCTCATGACGTCATCGTCATCAACGCCCCAATGTACAACTTCAACATCCCAACCCAGCTGAAGAACTACTTCGACCTGGTGGCGCGTGCTGGCGTAACCTTCCGTTACACCGAGAACGGCCCTGAAGGTCTGGTAAAAGGCAAGCGTGCGATCGTGCTGACCAGCCGCGGCGGTATCCACAAAGATACCCCAACCGACCTGGTTGCGCCGTACCTGAGCCTGTTCCTGGGCTTCATCGGCATCACTGACGTGAACTTCGTGTTCGCGGAAGGTATCGCTTACGGTCCGGAAGTGGCGACCAAAGCGCAGACCGACGCGAAAGCCGCCATCGACAGCCTGGTTGCAGCGTAA
- a CDS encoding DUF2778 domain-containing protein encodes MALKGTMLLNGADYAPFNLYGVGVFMAHSGQGIYRNNGFCGAVKGSGPIPPGKYWIVDRGTGGFFSGLKAKVQDRWNKVRSGAEFGRDEWFALYKDDWGIDDGTWIDNVYRGLFRLHPGTVSEGCITIAHNSDYALIRNALMSTELIQVPCMRSLMARGWVEVSESGYTNACP; translated from the coding sequence ATGGCCTTAAAAGGAACGATGCTGCTAAATGGTGCTGACTATGCGCCTTTTAACCTGTACGGCGTTGGCGTGTTTATGGCGCATTCCGGGCAGGGAATTTACAGAAACAACGGATTTTGTGGTGCAGTTAAAGGGTCGGGTCCAATTCCCCCAGGTAAATACTGGATTGTTGACAGAGGGACTGGAGGTTTCTTTTCAGGTTTAAAAGCGAAGGTTCAGGATCGGTGGAATAAGGTCAGGTCCGGTGCAGAATTTGGCCGCGATGAGTGGTTTGCTTTATACAAGGATGACTGGGGAATCGATGATGGTACCTGGATTGATAACGTCTATCGGGGTTTGTTTCGGCTGCATCCGGGTACGGTATCTGAAGGATGTATCACGATTGCCCATAATTCTGATTACGCACTGATTCGGAATGCTCTCATGAGTACAGAGCTTATTCAGGTTCCCTGTATGCGTTCACTGATGGCACGCGGTTGGGTTGAGGTGAGTGAAAGTGGATATACCAACGCGTGCCCTTAA
- a CDS encoding Hcp family type VI secretion system effector, whose amino-acid sequence MPIPPYMWLKDDGGAHIKGSVDVQDREGSIEIIGLSHGLNLPVDSANGKITGTRQHSSMRIEKEVDSATPYLYKAASTGQALKSAEIKFYHINDAGQEVCYYTVLMENVKVTGVNCSVPNVKIAANDKMNHVESVSLQYEKITWRIVDGNIMHSDAWNERPTA is encoded by the coding sequence ATGCCTATTCCTCCCTATATGTGGCTAAAAGACGACGGTGGAGCACATATTAAAGGTTCTGTAGATGTTCAGGATCGTGAAGGTAGCATTGAGATCATAGGACTGAGTCATGGCCTAAACCTCCCGGTAGACAGCGCTAACGGCAAGATCACCGGCACGCGTCAACACTCATCTATGCGGATTGAAAAGGAAGTTGATAGCGCCACGCCCTACCTTTACAAAGCAGCATCTACCGGTCAGGCACTCAAAAGCGCTGAAATTAAGTTCTATCATATTAATGATGCCGGACAGGAAGTCTGTTATTACACTGTACTAATGGAGAACGTAAAGGTTACGGGTGTTAACTGCAGCGTGCCGAACGTGAAAATCGCTGCCAACGATAAAATGAACCATGTTGAAAGCGTAAGTCTGCAGTACGAAAAAATTACCTGGCGCATCGTCGACGGGAACATAATGCACAGTGACGCCTGGAACGAACGCCCTACAGCATAA
- a CDS encoding RluA family pseudouridine synthase has product MSAIIDSFIAPPCHDDIQILWQDEHLLLIDKPSGLLSLSGKNPQNFDSVHYRLVQAFPGCTLVHRLDFGTSGLMVVARNKAINAALCQQFSQRSVEKVYSALLCGHVENDEGVIDAPIAKDPALFPLMSICATTGKPARSRYQVVERFYQGAGLPLTRVKLIPETGRTHQLRIHCQQLGHPILGCDLYGGLDVPGAEDAPRLMLHASELNFIHPASGEPVSARHAAPF; this is encoded by the coding sequence ATGTCTGCGATCATTGATTCTTTTATTGCCCCACCGTGTCACGATGACATTCAGATCCTCTGGCAGGATGAACATCTGCTGCTGATCGACAAGCCTTCCGGCCTGCTCAGCCTCTCGGGCAAAAATCCGCAAAACTTTGATTCCGTCCACTATCGTCTGGTTCAGGCGTTCCCGGGCTGCACGCTGGTGCACCGTCTGGATTTTGGCACGTCCGGGCTGATGGTGGTTGCGCGCAATAAGGCCATCAACGCAGCACTGTGCCAGCAGTTTAGCCAGCGCAGCGTGGAGAAAGTTTACAGCGCCCTGCTTTGCGGCCACGTGGAAAATGATGAAGGGGTTATTGATGCACCGATTGCCAAAGACCCGGCGCTGTTTCCGCTGATGTCGATCTGCGCCACCACCGGTAAACCCGCCCGCTCCCGCTACCAGGTCGTGGAACGGTTTTATCAGGGGGCGGGATTACCGTTAACGCGGGTGAAACTGATCCCGGAGACCGGGCGAACCCATCAGCTGCGCATTCACTGCCAGCAGCTGGGGCACCCGATTCTGGGTTGCGATCTGTATGGCGGTCTTGACGTGCCGGGCGCTGAAGACGCGCCCCGGCTGATGCTGCATGCCAGCGAGCTGAATTTTATTCATCCCGCGAGCGGCGAGCCGGTTAGTGCCCGCCACGCCGCCCCGTTCTGA
- a CDS encoding O-methyltransferase, giving the protein MQQQWSAVDNFMISSLIPDDDVLNQVLENNKRAGLPEHDVAANQGQLLALFVRMTQARRILEIGTLGAYSSIWMARALPPDGKLITLEADPTHARVARENIQLAGLNERIELIEGPALSSLENFGEVPPFDLIFIDADKPNNPGYLEWALHYSRPGTVIIGDNVVRDGEVINGQSDDARVLGVRRFIEMMGDNPRLTATALQTVGIKGWDGFTLAIVER; this is encoded by the coding sequence ATGCAACAACAGTGGTCTGCAGTTGATAATTTCATGATTTCGTCACTTATTCCTGACGATGACGTACTGAATCAGGTGCTGGAAAACAACAAACGCGCCGGGCTGCCTGAACATGATGTCGCGGCCAATCAGGGGCAGCTGCTGGCGCTGTTCGTGCGCATGACGCAGGCAAGACGCATTCTTGAGATCGGGACGCTGGGCGCCTACAGCTCAATCTGGATGGCGCGCGCGCTGCCCCCGGACGGTAAGCTGATTACGCTTGAGGCCGATCCCACGCATGCCCGCGTTGCGCGCGAGAATATTCAGCTTGCGGGGTTAAACGAACGCATTGAATTAATTGAAGGCCCGGCGCTGAGCTCACTGGAGAATTTCGGCGAGGTTCCGCCGTTCGACCTGATCTTTATTGATGCCGATAAGCCGAACAATCCCGGCTATCTGGAATGGGCGCTGCACTACTCCCGCCCCGGTACGGTAATTATCGGCGATAACGTGGTCCGTGATGGCGAAGTCATTAACGGCCAAAGCGACGACGCGCGCGTGCTGGGCGTGCGGCGTTTTATTGAGATGATGGGCGATAACCCGCGCTTAACCGCCACCGCGCTGCAAACGGTGGGGATTAAGGGATGGGATGGGTTTACGCTGGCGATTGTAGAACGATAA
- a CDS encoding efflux transporter outer membrane subunit, producing MILRPIAALVAAVMLAGCQSVDVKPAQPTLHIPTQWRTVSGPASPAEQLWWRNFHDNHLNRYVDQALQHNSDVLIARERINEYQARVYAADGSLFPSLDAGLTGTRARSQSAATGLPVYGTLYKGSLTASYDVDIWGVNRSTSRAAEASLAAQKAAAAAADLTVASSVASGYVTLLSLDEQLRVTESTLKSREEAFNLAKRQFETGYSSRLELMQSDSELRSTRAQVPVLQHQIAQQENALSLLLGSNPGDVARSESFAALTPLTLPSQLPSTLLNRRPDIVQAERQLVAADASLAASRASLLPLINLTATGSVQDRTLSGLLDNPLQLWSVGGSILAPLLNRQALNAQVDISQSQRNQALYAYEKTVRNAFAEVNNSLDAITRYQEQLTELLAQQDVAQETLRIAQNRYRNGYSSYLDVLDAQRTLFSVQTSVVQVKNNLLLAQIDLYRALGGGWVSA from the coding sequence ATGATCCTTCGCCCGATAGCCGCGCTGGTGGCGGCGGTCATGCTGGCCGGATGCCAGTCCGTTGACGTCAAACCGGCGCAGCCGACGCTGCACATCCCCACCCAGTGGCGCACCGTCTCCGGCCCTGCCAGCCCGGCGGAGCAGCTCTGGTGGCGTAATTTCCATGACAACCACCTGAACCGCTATGTGGATCAGGCGCTACAGCATAACAGCGACGTGCTGATCGCCCGCGAACGGATAAACGAGTATCAGGCGCGGGTCTATGCGGCCGACGGCAGCCTGTTTCCTTCCCTCGACGCGGGCTTAACCGGGACGCGCGCCCGTTCACAATCCGCGGCGACCGGGCTGCCGGTTTACGGCACATTGTACAAAGGGAGCCTGACGGCAAGCTATGACGTGGATATCTGGGGCGTCAACCGCAGCACCTCGCGCGCTGCCGAAGCCTCGCTGGCGGCGCAAAAAGCCGCCGCCGCGGCCGCGGATTTGACCGTCGCCTCGTCTGTGGCATCCGGGTATGTCACCCTGCTCTCGCTTGACGAGCAGCTGCGTGTGACCGAGTCCACGCTGAAATCGCGCGAAGAGGCGTTTAACCTTGCGAAGCGTCAGTTTGAGACGGGCTACAGCTCGCGCCTGGAGCTGATGCAGTCGGATTCCGAACTTCGCTCAACGCGGGCGCAGGTGCCCGTGCTGCAGCACCAGATTGCACAGCAGGAGAATGCCCTCAGCCTGCTGCTGGGAAGCAACCCGGGCGACGTGGCGCGCAGTGAAAGCTTTGCAGCACTGACGCCGCTGACGCTGCCGTCGCAGCTGCCTTCTACGCTGCTGAACCGCCGCCCGGATATCGTTCAGGCCGAACGCCAGCTGGTGGCGGCGGATGCCTCGCTCGCGGCGTCGCGCGCCAGCCTGCTGCCGTTGATCAACCTGACCGCGACAGGATCGGTTCAGGATCGCACCCTATCCGGCCTGCTGGACAACCCGCTCCAGCTCTGGAGCGTCGGAGGCAGTATCCTTGCCCCGCTGCTGAACCGCCAGGCGCTGAATGCGCAGGTGGATATTTCTCAGTCCCAGCGTAACCAGGCGCTGTACGCCTATGAAAAGACCGTGCGTAACGCGTTTGCCGAAGTGAACAACAGCCTTGATGCGATTACGCGCTATCAGGAACAGCTGACGGAGCTGCTTGCCCAGCAGGATGTGGCCCAGGAGACGCTGCGCATTGCGCAGAATCGCTATCGCAACGGTTATTCCTCCTATCTGGACGTGCTGGACGCGCAGCGCACGCTGTTCTCGGTCCAGACCAGCGTCGTGCAGGTGAAAAATAACCTGCTGCTGGCGCAGATTGATTTGTACAGAGCGCTGGGCGGCGGCTGGGTCAGTGCCTGA
- a CDS encoding DUF2058 domain-containing protein, translating into MTKLTLQEQMLKAGLVSSKKAAKVQRTAKKSRVQAREAREAVEENKKAQIERDKLLSEQQKQAVLAKEFKAQVKQLIEMNRITVAKGNITFNFTDGNLIKKIEVDKQTQAQLINGRLAIARLVINASGDCEYAIIPAVVADKIAQRDADSIVLNSALSQEEQDEDDPYADFKIPDDLMW; encoded by the coding sequence ATGACAAAACTCACCTTACAAGAGCAGATGCTGAAAGCGGGCCTCGTCAGCAGCAAGAAAGCGGCGAAAGTGCAGCGCACGGCAAAGAAATCACGCGTTCAGGCGCGTGAGGCTCGGGAAGCGGTAGAAGAGAACAAGAAGGCCCAGATCGAGCGTGACAAGCTGCTGAGCGAGCAGCAGAAGCAGGCCGTGCTGGCGAAAGAGTTTAAGGCGCAGGTGAAGCAGCTGATCGAGATGAACCGCATCACCGTGGCGAAAGGCAACATCACCTTTAACTTCACCGACGGTAATCTGATCAAAAAAATCGAGGTGGACAAGCAAACCCAGGCTCAGCTGATCAACGGCCGTCTGGCGATTGCCCGCTTGGTCATCAACGCCAGCGGCGACTGTGAATACGCGATTATCCCGGCGGTAGTGGCCGATAAAATTGCCCAGCGCGATGCCGACAGCATCGTGTTAAACAGCGCGCTCAGCCAGGAAGAGCAGGACGAAGACGATCCGTACGCGGACTTCAAAATCCCTGACGATTTGATGTGGTAA
- a CDS encoding DDE-type integrase/transposase/recombinase, with the protein MQRLDFIRACHAGTDSFSALCRLFGISRKTGYKWLQRFDPSDLSSLSDRSRAPCSHSRTVPDEVVGHLTALRQKHPDWGPKKLRMWLLNHHVDFTVPAASTVGDILKREGLVPDRKRKRRTPGNRRPLTSISENNQVWSADFKGKFRLLSREYCHPFTLTDNHSRYLLSCRGTDRESEPFVRHCLTEAFLEYGLPDVLRTDNGQPFAGTGIAGLSRLAVWLIKLGVRPERIRRGHPEENGRHERMHRSLKSALAQGNTFMTMEEQQRWFSDYREEFNYERPHEALAGATPGTVWHPSKRQWDGRVPDYAYPSGGTVYRVKSRGTLYMGKKGTVFLSEALTDEYIMLEEQDDGLEAIIFNGITLAYYDRKTQSVVRID; encoded by the coding sequence ATGCAACGCCTTGATTTTATCCGTGCCTGCCATGCAGGTACGGACTCCTTCTCCGCTCTTTGCCGTCTTTTTGGTATCAGCCGCAAAACCGGCTACAAATGGCTTCAGCGTTTTGACCCTTCTGACCTGTCCTCTCTCTCTGACCGGTCGCGCGCACCATGCTCTCACTCCCGGACGGTTCCTGATGAGGTCGTCGGACACCTGACTGCCCTGCGTCAGAAACACCCTGACTGGGGCCCGAAAAAACTGCGGATGTGGCTCCTCAATCATCACGTCGATTTTACCGTTCCTGCTGCCAGCACTGTCGGCGATATCCTCAAGCGTGAAGGCCTGGTACCTGACAGAAAGAGAAAGCGCAGAACGCCGGGGAATCGCCGGCCTCTGACCAGCATCAGTGAAAACAATCAGGTCTGGAGCGCTGATTTTAAAGGCAAGTTCAGGCTGCTGAGCAGAGAGTACTGTCATCCCTTCACCCTGACCGACAACCACAGCCGGTATCTGCTGAGCTGCCGTGGAACGGACCGTGAGAGCGAGCCCTTCGTCAGGCACTGTCTGACGGAGGCGTTCCTGGAGTACGGTCTGCCGGACGTTCTGAGAACCGATAATGGTCAGCCCTTCGCAGGGACGGGTATCGCCGGGTTAAGTCGCCTTGCCGTCTGGCTGATAAAGCTGGGCGTCAGACCGGAGCGTATCCGGCGGGGCCATCCCGAAGAGAACGGGCGGCACGAACGCATGCACCGTTCCCTGAAAAGTGCGCTGGCGCAGGGGAACACCTTCATGACGATGGAAGAACAACAGCGGTGGTTCAGTGACTACCGGGAAGAATTTAACTACGAAAGACCGCATGAAGCCCTGGCGGGTGCAACGCCCGGAACGGTGTGGCACCCCTCGAAGCGACAGTGGGATGGCCGTGTTCCTGACTATGCCTATCCGTCAGGAGGAACGGTCTACAGGGTGAAATCGAGGGGGACACTCTATATGGGGAAAAAGGGGACGGTGTTCCTGAGTGAAGCGCTGACTGATGAGTACATCATGCTGGAAGAACAGGATGATGGCCTGGAGGCCATCATCTTCAACGGAATAACGCTTGCGTACTACGACCGAAAAACCCAGAGTGTGGTGCGGATAGACTAA